In the genome of Candidatus Microbacterium phytovorans, one region contains:
- a CDS encoding MFS transporter, with product MTSAPTRPLWRGRTLALLGIALFAFSLRSAVASLSPVLDHIQDDFDVPAAIVGAIGTAPPVCFALFGLLTPRLVRRLGLERLTVVALVVVSAGLIARGLSTDAVMLAVSTAVIFAGVGVGNVLLPPLVKKYFPDRIGLVTTLYSMTMAFSTFLPPLFAVPVADAVDWRASLSMWAIFSVLAILPWAALLIRERGGDAVVVEEANAQLFGRLWRLPLAWAITVTFLVSSAVAYTSFAWLPPLLIDTAGVAPAEAGALLSLFAFMGLPASLTVPALASRRRALPVLFAIAVVAGLVSIGGLLWAPTAAPALWVVLLGITPLYFPLALALIGLRARTHETAVALSGFVQSIGYAIVAALPFGVGVVHDLTGAWTIPLVALAVFIVASIPAGVRLAKPGTVEDEWEQRNARPW from the coding sequence GTGACGTCCGCTCCCACCCGCCCGCTGTGGCGCGGACGCACGCTGGCGCTGCTGGGGATCGCCCTGTTCGCGTTCTCGCTGCGGTCGGCGGTGGCGTCGCTGTCGCCGGTGCTCGACCACATCCAGGACGACTTCGACGTCCCCGCGGCGATCGTCGGCGCGATCGGCACGGCGCCGCCCGTCTGCTTCGCCCTCTTCGGCCTGCTCACCCCGCGGCTGGTGCGGCGCCTGGGGCTCGAGCGGCTGACGGTGGTGGCGCTCGTCGTCGTGTCCGCCGGGCTCATCGCGCGAGGACTGTCGACGGATGCCGTCATGCTGGCGGTCTCGACGGCCGTCATCTTCGCGGGTGTCGGCGTCGGCAACGTCCTCCTGCCGCCGCTCGTGAAGAAGTACTTCCCCGACCGGATCGGTCTCGTTACGACGCTCTACTCGATGACGATGGCGTTCTCCACGTTCCTGCCTCCGCTGTTCGCGGTGCCCGTGGCCGATGCGGTGGACTGGCGCGCGTCGCTGTCGATGTGGGCGATCTTCAGCGTGCTCGCGATCCTGCCGTGGGCTGCGCTCCTCATCCGCGAGCGGGGCGGGGATGCCGTCGTCGTCGAGGAGGCGAACGCGCAGTTGTTCGGGCGCCTGTGGCGACTTCCGCTCGCCTGGGCGATCACGGTCACCTTCCTCGTGTCGAGCGCCGTCGCCTACACGAGTTTCGCGTGGCTCCCGCCGCTGCTCATCGACACGGCGGGGGTCGCACCGGCGGAAGCCGGCGCCCTGCTGTCGCTGTTCGCGTTCATGGGACTGCCCGCGTCGCTCACGGTCCCCGCTCTCGCCTCGCGCCGCCGCGCCCTGCCTGTGCTGTTCGCGATCGCGGTGGTCGCGGGACTCGTGTCGATCGGCGGTCTGCTGTGGGCGCCGACGGCGGCGCCCGCGCTGTGGGTGGTGCTGCTCGGCATCACGCCGCTCTACTTCCCGCTGGCGCTCGCGCTCATCGGGCTGCGCGCGCGCACGCACGAGACGGCGGTGGCGCTGAGCGGGTTCGTGCAGAGCATCGGCTACGCGATCGTCGCCGCGCTGCCTTTCGGCGTCGGCGTCGTGCACGATCTGACGGGCGCGTGGACGATCCCGCTCGTCGCGCTCGCGGTGTTCATCGTCGCGTCGATCCCGGCGGGGGTGCGACTG